One Triticum dicoccoides isolate Atlit2015 ecotype Zavitan chromosome 4B, WEW_v2.0, whole genome shotgun sequence genomic window carries:
- the LOC119294295 gene encoding germin-like protein 8-11 yields the protein MASTFYFLLLAALLALVSWQATASDPSPLQDFCIADLHSPVDVNGFVCKNPMEVNTDDFFKAANLDKPRVTNKVGSNVTLINVMQIAGLNTLGISIARIDYAPLGQNPPHTHPRATEILTVLEGTLYVGFVTSNQPAPNRNKFLSKVLNKGDVFAFPVGLIHFQFNPNPHKPAVAIAALSSQNPGAITIANAVFGSMPPISDDVLAKAFQVEKNTIDYLQAQFWENNHY from the exons ATGGCATCCACCTTTTACTTCCTGCTCCTTGCTGCTCTTCTTGCGTTGGTCTCATGGCAGGCCACTGCCTCCGACCCTAGCCCACTCCAGGACTTTTGTATCGCCGACTTGCATTCACCAG TGGATGTCAATGGGTTTGTTTGCAAGAACCCGATGGAAGTTAACACAGACGACTTCTTCAAGGCAGCCAACCTCGACAAGCCTAGGGTGACCAACAAGGTGGGATCAAACGTCACTTTGATCAACGTCATGCAGATTGCTGGACTCAACACCCTCGGCATCTCAATTGCGCGCATCGACTATGCTCCATTGGGTCAAAACCCACCACATACACACCCTCGCGCCACCGAGATCCTCACGGTGCTCGAGGGGACATTGTACGTTGGCTTTGTCACATCTAACCAGCCCGCCCCCAACAGAAACAAGTTCCTCTCCAAGGTGCTCAACAAAGGTGATGTGTTTGCCTTCCCCGTGGGGCTCATTCACTTCCAATTCAACCCCAACCCCCACAAGCCCGCTGTTGCAATTGCCGCGCTCAGCAGCCAGAACCCAGGCGCTATCACGATTGCCAATGCAGTGTTTGGGTCAATGCCACCAATATCAGATGATGTTCTTGCCAAGGCATTTCAGGTGGAAAAGAATACAATAGACTATCTCCAGGCTCAATTCTGGGAGAACAACCACTACTAA